One Candidatus Zixiibacteriota bacterium genomic region harbors:
- a CDS encoding isoprenylcysteine carboxylmethyltransferase family protein yields MKEKNGEHPFGDAGQLILFVLFFLVWAGDSFFLHLSTFLSAYIPLFIRLAILGIMFITGIYLFRSGHVVIDREHKPDSVITSGAFKHVRHPLYLASILFYLGLSISTLSLLSLVLFAGVFIFYNYLASYEEKLLEAKFGEEYRKYKEKTGKWVPRIGRNRSGAPA; encoded by the coding sequence ATGAAAGAAAAAAATGGTGAGCATCCGTTTGGTGATGCCGGGCAGTTAATATTGTTTGTGCTGTTTTTCTTGGTTTGGGCTGGAGATTCTTTTTTTCTGCATCTATCTACTTTCCTGTCAGCTTATATCCCGCTGTTTATTCGCCTGGCCATCCTGGGCATTATGTTTATCACTGGTATATATCTTTTCAGGTCGGGTCATGTTGTAATCGATCGTGAACATAAGCCTGATAGCGTGATAACAAGCGGAGCTTTCAAGCATGTAAGACATCCCCTGTACTTGGCAAGCATCCTGTTTTACCTCGGACTGTCGATCTCTACGTTATCGCTTCTCTCCCTGGTATTATTTGCGGGGGTATTCATCTTCTATAATTACCTCGCAAGTTATGAAGAAAAACTGCTGGAAGCAAAGTTTGGAGAGGAATACAGGAAGTATAAAGAGAAAACAGGGAAGTGGGTGCCGAGAATTGGCAGAAACAGGTCAGGAGCCCCAGCCT